The Haloplanus sp. GDY1 genomic sequence GAACCTCGTCGACGAGGAAGGGGTAGGCGCGCTCGGCGAGGGGTCGCAGGTCCTCGTCGTCCGCCTCGCCGAAGTAGACCCGCTCGAAGCGGTCGAACTCGTCGACCAGCAGGTCGATGCGCTCCCGGTCGAAGTCCTTGGCTCGCTTCGGGTTGCGCACGAAGAAGTAGCGCAACACCTCGGGTTCGAGGAGGGCGAGCACCTCGTCGACGGTGACCACGTTGCCCGACGAGGAGGAGAGGGGTTCGCCGTCCAGCGTGAACCACTCGTAGGTCATCGGCACCGGCGGGTCGACGTCGAGGACGCGGCGGGCGATCTCCTCGCCGCTCGGCCACGACCCCTCGGCGTGGTCCTTCCCGAACGGTTCGAAGTCGACGCCGAGGACCTTCCACTGGGCGGGCCACTCGAAGCGCCACGGGAGTTTGCCCTCCCGCAGCGTCGCGGTCCCCTCGTGCCCACAGCCGTCGATGTGGTCGCCGCCGGCGTCGAGGCCGGAACAGGCGTAGGCGACCTCGCCGGCGTCGAGGTCGACGTCCCTGACGTCCTGTGTCAGCTTCCCGCACGCCGAACACTGCGGCATGAAGGGGACGTAGTCCTCGTCGACGCCGTCCTGGTACTCGGCGAGGACCTCGCGGGCGAGGTCACGCTTCGCCAGCACCTCGCGGGTGACCGCCTCGAACTCGCCGGACTCGTAGAGGGCGGTGTTCGACACCATCTCGACGGGGACGCCGACGGCCTCGGCGCTCCGGGCCAAGAGGTCGGTGAAGTGGGCGCCGTAGGAGTCGCTCTCGCCGAAGGGGTCGGGGATGTCCGTGTAGGGCTTGCCGAGGTTGCGTCCCAGGGCGCCGGCGTCCACCTCGCCGAGGCCGACGAGGGTCCAGTCCGAATCGGCGAGTCGGCGCGGCACCGCCCGCAGGGCGTCGCGGTCGTCGCTGGTGAACACCTGTCGGACCTCGTGGCCGCGCTCCCGGAGGACCGCGGCGACGAAGTAGCCGCGCATGATCTCGTTGAAGTGGCCGAGGTGGGGGACCCCGGAGGGGGAGACGCCGCCCTTGATCACGATGGGGTCCTCCGGGTCGCGGGCCTCGATTTCGTCGGCGACGTCGTCGGCCCAGAAGGCGTTGTGGCTCATCGGCTCCAGCCGTCCGGATCCTCGTCACAGCCCTCGGGCACCACGTCGGTGCCGGTGTGTTCGCCCCGGAGGACCGCCGCCTCGATCCGTTCCGGGTCGGTGCCGTCGAGGACTATCGTGCGCATCTTCGAGCGCTCGATGAGCTTCGCCGCCAGCAGGTCGACGGGTGCCGACGCGCCGGCCCCGCGGCTCATTGGTGCGATCAGGTCGACGAGTTGCGAGCCCGTGAGCCGGTCGTACTGCTCCGCGTCGGCGTCGGTGGCGGGGTCGGCGCTGAACACGCCGTCGACGCTCGTGGCGTAGACCAGCAGGTCGGCGTCGACGTACTCCGCGAGCGCCGCCGCCACGGCGTCGGTGGTCTGGCCGGGCATGACCCCGCCCATGACCGGCACGTCGCCCCGGCGCAACGCCTCGCCGGCTTCCTCGTAATCGTGGGCCGGAGAGGGTGCCGAGAGGTCGTCGAGCGCCCCGATCAGCAGGCGGGCGTTGAGCCGCGTCACGTCGATGCCGAACTGATCCAGCTGTACCTCGTTGGCGCCGAGCTGACGCGCCGTCCCGATGTACTCGCGGGCGACGCCGCCGCCCCCGACGACCGCGCCGACCTCGCAGCCCTCGTCGA encodes the following:
- the lysS gene encoding lysine--tRNA ligase, yielding MSHNAFWADDVADEIEARDPEDPIVIKGGVSPSGVPHLGHFNEIMRGYFVAAVLRERGHEVRQVFTSDDRDALRAVPRRLADSDWTLVGLGEVDAGALGRNLGKPYTDIPDPFGESDSYGAHFTDLLARSAEAVGVPVEMVSNTALYESGEFEAVTREVLAKRDLAREVLAEYQDGVDEDYVPFMPQCSACGKLTQDVRDVDLDAGEVAYACSGLDAGGDHIDGCGHEGTATLREGKLPWRFEWPAQWKVLGVDFEPFGKDHAEGSWPSGEEIARRVLDVDPPVPMTYEWFTLDGEPLSSSSGNVVTVDEVLALLEPEVLRYFFVRNPKRAKDFDRERIDLLVDEFDRFERVYFGEADDEDLRPLAERAYPFLVDEVREERVRLPYTFAAVLGMTDDRDLRIRMARNQGFFDDDTPAWAIEEALERVERARTWAERMDNAYNYRLQADLPETDFDPDVVAALEDLADFVAEGHDGEAIQGEMYETARDHGVEVGDFFAAGYRLFFDDTEGPRLGEFLGELDESFVVKRLRREG
- the pyrH gene encoding UMP kinase, with translation MRVVISIGGSVLAPDLDADRVAGHAAAVEGLVDEGCEVGAVVGGGGVAREYIGTARQLGANEVQLDQFGIDVTRLNARLLIGALDDLSAPSPAHDYEEAGEALRRGDVPVMGGVMPGQTTDAVAAALAEYVDADLLVYATSVDGVFSADPATDADAEQYDRLTGSQLVDLIAPMSRGAGASAPVDLLAAKLIERSKMRTIVLDGTDPERIEAAVLRGEHTGTDVVPEGCDEDPDGWSR